Part of the Caldisericia bacterium genome is shown below.
TTTTCATTTATTCTTCTCCATAAATTCTATTTTATTATATAATATTTTTATGAACAAATTATTTAATAAAATTTTAGTTTCAATTGAACCTTCAAAAGAATGGAAAATTTTTTTAAATTACATTACTTCACTTTTTCCTGATTCAACTTTTTATATTTTATCAGTAATAGATACAACAAGATTTCTTGGCAGAGGAATGAAATTGTATGAGGATTACATATCTCAATTAATTGATAAATCTTTAGAGGAATATAAAGATATTTTGAACAAAAAAGGGGTAAAATATGAAATCTTTATAAGAAAAGGAATGGTTGTTAATAATGTTTTTGATATAGTAATTAATGAAAATATAGATTTAATAGTTATAGGAAGTCACTCCGCCCCAGGAGTTAAAAGGTTAAAACTTGGGGGTATTGCAAAAATTATCTTAGTAAATTCGCATAAACCAGTTTTAATAATGAATTCACTTGTTGAACCACCAAAAAATCCAAAGATACTAAATCCGACAACAGGAAGTCCTTTTTCTTATGAGGCTTCAATTTTTGCTTTAAATTTTGCAAAAAAATTTAATGGTATTTTAACTATTTTATATTTAATTAAAAATGAGAGCGAGGCTTATAAATATTTAAATAAAATTAAAAGTGAAGGAGAAAAATTGAATGTTCCTATTAACTTTAAAATAGCAGAAGATGACTCTCTTAAATCAATTTTAGATAACTTAAAAGAACATGATTTAATTATAGGAAGTAGAGGATATAAAGGATTTAAATATAAATTGAGATTTTTAATAAAGGAGTTTTCTCTTGATTATATTGTAAGAAGCACAATTACATTAGCAGAAAAACCTATACTACTCATCTGTGATTAGGAGGAAAAAATGACAAATGAAATTCTCCCTATATTAATTTTTTTATTATCTTATATTTTTATAATATTTGATATTTTACCTAGAACAATAATTGTTTTCTTCTCATCTTCTATTCTTATATTATTAAAAATTATTACACCACATGAAGCGCTTACCTTTGTTAATTGGGAAGCAATAACACTTCTTTTTGGGATGTTTACTCTTGTCATTACTTTAAAAGAGGTTAATTTTTTCAAAATTTTAGGTAATAGAGTAGTGAGAATCTTTGGCAA
Proteins encoded:
- a CDS encoding universal stress protein, giving the protein MNKLFNKILVSIEPSKEWKIFLNYITSLFPDSTFYILSVIDTTRFLGRGMKLYEDYISQLIDKSLEEYKDILNKKGVKYEIFIRKGMVVNNVFDIVINENIDLIVIGSHSAPGVKRLKLGGIAKIILVNSHKPVLIMNSLVEPPKNPKILNPTTGSPFSYEASIFALNFAKKFNGILTILYLIKNESEAYKYLNKIKSEGEKLNVPINFKIAEDDSLKSILDNLKEHDLIIGSRGYKGFKYKLRFLIKEFSLDYIVRSTITLAEKPILLICD